CCCCATGTCATCAAAAATTTTGAAAGTGTACTGAATACAGTCTCAAATTTTTTTAATGAATTTGAACTTGGCGAACTCAAGCCAATTGAGTGTGAACTAAGCTATATCAATCACATCCCAAAGGATCAAGGATGGAATACAATTGATGATCTCCCCAAAGTATTTTCGGATTTCGTTTGGAGGCAAACAGTGGGGCGGTTTTTGCCTAATCCTATCAACATTGCCTGGCATACAAGCTTTTCTTTACCGGAAAAAAGCGGACGTTTGATCGTTAATCTGAAACAGGCCACACGAACTATTGACAAAACCCCTTTATTTGTATTCGAGTTGAAGGCGATAGGAATAGGGGAATCAACGAGCAAAGAAGGTATTCGTAGATGGTTTGACATGGCCCATGAATGGATAGTACGAGGATTCACTGATCTAACAACTCCTGAGGTTCAAAGATTATTTTGGGAGCGAGAAGACAATGCCTGAAATTGATTTGCTCACTTATGATAGATGGCTTGTGGCCTCACGGAAGGCCAGCACAGCATATGGCAATAGATTTCTTTCTGACGATCCCACAGGCGAGGAACCATATTCCGGAGCTTGGAATGTGGAAAGGGGTCAATATCAGCAAAAAAGGCCCTATTTGCTGACCCCAGCCGCCGGCCAAGGGACCGTCGATGATTATATAAGTAGTTATTTCAAGGTCGAAGATCCATTTACACAAGCCGATTTGGTTGAGACCGAAGAAGAGCAACTGCAAGAGATAATTTTTAAGCTTAGGACGTCGCCCTATATTTCTTGTCGGGAAGTGGCCGATAGACTTCTTATATTATTAAATGATGCAAAAGAAGACGATCCTACGAGCATAGGGATTGTTCTCGGCTCTCTTCGCAATTTTTATAATTTTTTCCAATTACATACCGACCTAAAATGCCCAAGTATTTCTTTAACGCCTGATAATAATATCTATGTCTCATGGAGGGCAAAGAAGAATCGAGTGTTTAGTGTGCATTTTCTGCCAAGTGCAGATGTTCGCTTTGTTATTTTTAAGCCTAATGATAGGCATCCAGAAAAACAAATTCGCCTTTCCGGTACTGCAACGACTGATATTCTGAAGGAAACGGTAGCCCCTCATGGAGTGTGGAGCTGGATCTCAGAATGAAGGGTGATAAAATACCTGATCAACATCACATTGCCCGATACTGCAGATCTACGCATACTTCAGATGGGCAAATTCAAGCAACTGCTTTCATGTTGAGATCGGGAGAAGAAATCTTAGCAGTCAATTGCCTTGAATTGCTTAACTGTTCCGGCAGAGAAAGTGAAGTTGCTCAGCTGCGAACGATTTATGCGACGAAACTAAATGTCGGAGCTCGTGCAAAAATTGCCATCCTAAATGTAGGTGAGGTTCGCAACCACGTTTTAGATGAAAGCCCTGATAGGCGAAATCTTAAGGTTCTCCATGACCCGCAATCTGAAGATCCATCCCACAGCGGAATATATAATTTAAGAGAAGATGATGAATTGATAGCTGAACTGATTCTTGAAACAGTGCGGGAGACTTACAACGCCCGCGCTTAGTCTTTTTAATCCACTCGTTGACTCCTTGCCTCCAATTTGTTAAATTACCCTCAAGATTGAAATTGTATTTTTTCAATCCCTATCCGGCAATCATTGGTAAAACCTTCAGCCCCAAAGATATAGTTTCCTAATGGCGGAAAAAAACAGATGAACCCTGAAAAAAAGCCTGGCAAGAGTTTGTTAGCTTCCTCAATCTGGCAGGCTGGAAGATTCAGGGTTACAACGAATTCGATCTTGGCTCTTCTTTGGGTGTTGCCGCCTAAATTTTTTCTCAATTCAGGCTTCGCTGATTACTTTGTCTTTATTGATAGCAACCCTGTCGGGGCTATCGTATCAAAAGACAGGGAATTATCCTGAGTGAGATGTTGGAGGCGATATGGCCATTGGGAACAACAATCAGATTGAAAAACGCCTTTGGGATGCTGCCGTCAATAAGGTGGTTAAAGAAACGACGGAGAGATTGAGCCTGGAAGCCAACAACAAGGAAGAATTGCTGAAAAAAGAATTCATCGGCGAACGGAATGTCCTGACCACCCGGATCGAGTCCCTGGAAAAAACCGTGAAAGAACAGAGCGCCCAGATTGCCGGCCTCACCCAGTTTCTGGAAAAAGCCAACCAGAAGGTGCAGGAGATTGCGGTCAAAGCCCTGGAAAGCTCATCAGCCGCCAAATCCTTTACCAACCTACAGCAGTTGTTGAATGAACAGACGAAAAAGCCTTCGCAGGAGAAATAACTTGGTTTTTGCCGATCTGCAAACCGATATTCGTTCAGACCCCGGTCCAAAAACTGGATCATGGTAAAAAGGAGATTGTGGCTGCAAGGTTTTTTAAAAGTTCCGGCAAAGGCGATTTCAAAAATGAATCAAGGGCCGCAAGGAGATTAAATGGCTATAATTCTTTCGGACAAAGAAATACCTGATTTTATTCAAGAAAAGAAGCTATTGCCAACAGATCTTTTTTCAGATTTTAACCAAGCCTTGCCATGTATGCTAAAAGATTGCGGGTTCCAAGTTCCCATAGAGCCGCAGAGACGACTCTTTGAGGAGGTGTAAAAATGGGATTAAAAGAAATCGAACACGATTTCAAGAAGAAAGTCAGCGAAAAGCTTTTCCTTTCCTCCGAAGGGATTGATCGTTATGTGGTTTTTACTCCCTTTATGTTTGATGATGGGGACCATCTCTCCATTGTGCTGAAAAGAAGGAATGGAGGATGGGTCATCTCCGACGAAGGGCACACCTATATGCACTTGACTTATGACCTCGAAGAAAAGGACCTGCAGAAAGGGACACGGCAGAAGATCATTGCCAATGCACTATCTATGTTCAGCGTCGAAGATAGGGAAGGAGAACTCGTTATTCCAATTCAGCATGAACGCTATGGGGACGCCTTGTATAACTTCGTTCAAGCCCTCCTAAAGATTACAGATGTTACTTACCTTTCACGGGAAAGGGTTCGCTCGACATTTATGGAGGATTTCAGAGCATTTATGGATGAGTCAGTCCCTGAAAATAGGCGTGAGTTCGACTGGTTTGATCGGAAGCATGATCCAGAAGGAAAATATCAGATCGATTGCCGGATTAATAGCATGCTTCGTCCTCTCTTTGTTCAGGCATTGCCAAATGATGACAAGACCAGAGATGCCACTATAACCTTACTTCAGTTTGAGAAATGGGGCGCCTCCTTCCGATCCCTCGCCATTTTTGAAGATCAAGAACAAATCAATCGCAAAGTCCTTGCCCGTTTTACTGATGTATGCGAAAAGCAGTTTTCAAGTTTAGCTGCAAATCGCGACCGGATAAAAAGATTTTTGGAAGAATCTATGCAATGAACCGCGATGATCGTCGGCTCATAGAGGACTATCTACCCATTAAGGCCATTAGTGCCGAGGCGTCGCGAGAGAAGTCTGTTCGGAATTAACCGCTCTGGCCAAAATAGCCACCAACTGGAAAAGCATTATTGGAGAATCAATCCTTCCGCTGTCTGGCAAGAGAAGATAAGAAAGGATTTGCCCCATGGTTCTTGATGAAAGAAGTCGTCAGAAGAAACTGGCCAGGAAGGCAGCCAAGCGCAAGAAGGCGATGGCCCACAAAAGAAGGGAAATTTTTGGACAAGGAAATCTGGTTACTTTTGCCGCCAGCATGCCCCTCCATGAGTGCCTGATACCCAGGGTGCTTTACGACCAGGGAATCGGCAATATCGTGATCAGCCGAAAGATGCTCAATGGGGATATCGCTGCGGCCTTCTTTTTAGTAGACACCTATTGCCTGGGGGTCAAAGATTGCTTTTTTGCCGTCATTCCACCGGGCGCATACGCGCAAAGAATAGAACAAATGGTTCAAAAGGAAGGCGCAGAATATGCAGAACCGGCCTGCACTGTAAAGTTGATTGAAAATGCCGTTGCCTATGCCGAAGGCCTCGGTTTTCATTCCCCTAAAGACTATTTAACCATCAAGGGCATCTTTGGCTCCATAGACCCTGCCACCTGTCCGAAGGAGTTTGAATTCGGCAAAGATGGGAAGCCTCTCTACATATCTGGACCCAATGAAACGCAGGCGGATTCGGAAAGAATCATTGCCACCCTTACACGACAATTTGGCCCTGACGGATTTCACTACACGGCGAGGGTGGATTTAGGAGAAGAGTGAAGAGGGGATAGATCGATAACCCTTGAAGACCCTGCGCCCATTTTCCTGCCTTACCTTCCCCCCAATCCTCTTCCCCTATCGTCCCAAACTTGTAAAGGAGGCAGGGAAATATTTTGATCAGGTAGTGACAAAGATTTTGGAAAAGGATTTTATTATTCAAAGGGTGCCAGAGGTAAAAATCTGTAAGGAGTGCGACATACAGGGTTATTGCCGGGGCACCGAAATGGCACAATAGCATTTAGCGGGTTAACCCGTTTGGAAGCCAATGTTCATGATTGCGGCGAAACCCGCGAACTATAAAAATTCCCCCCTCGCCCTCCCTTTAATAAAGGAAGTTGGGGGATTTAAGGCACTATTTCCTGCATGTATGGAATAACCATGCAATTGTATGGTATAAGCATACAAAATGGTGCCCAATATACAAAGGCTAAAAACCACTTAACAGGAAAGAGTGCAGCAAAATGATGGATCTAGATGAACACAGTGCTGACCTCTTCTTTAAGTTGGATAAAGGGGAACGCGCGGGAACCGGTATAAAAAGAATGAACGAAGCAATGGCTGCGGCCGGCCTGACTTTGCAGGAAATAGAGTATGAAACGTTCTTTAGAATCAGCTTTACGAGGCCATTTCTCAAGAAGGAAATCAGAGAAATCAAAAATAAGTTGGGAGAAAAAGTCGGAGAAAAATTGACCGAGAACCAAAAGAAAATTATTGAGAATATTTTACATACCCCCAAAATATCAGCAAGAGAATTATCTGGGATAGTCGGAATTTCTCAGAGAAAAATTGAACAAAATATTTCCAGATTAAAAAACAGCGGTCTGCTCAAACGGGTTGGATCTGCTAAAGGTGGATATTGGGAAGTAATCAAAAAGGGATGAGTTAATAACAGCAGACTTTGGGACAAGGGTTATCGGAAAACAAAGGGGAATAATGGCCAAAATTGAATTTACCAAGACCGAGCTTGTTTGGCCTGGGAAATACAATGAGGAGGGGACAAGGGAGGAAGGACCCCGGATCAACCTCCTTCTCCTTTTTTAGGTCATTGAAACCAAAAATGTAAGTGCGGTGGCATTTCGCCAGAGTATCACAAGGACAAAGCTTCCTTCTTAAGATTTTGGTGGACCCGTGAAACCTGAAGAAAAAGCAAGAAAAGAGATTGACAGACAGCTAAAAATGGCGGGCTGGAAGATTCAGGGTTACAACGAATTCGATCTTGGCTCTTCTTTGGGTGTTGCCGCCTAAATTTTTTCTCAATTCAGGCTTCGCTGATTATCTTGTCTTTAGGGAATTACCCTGATTGTGAGATATTGGAGGCGATATGGCCGTCGGGAATAATAATCAAATCGAAAAACGCCTTTGGGATGCTGCCGACGAAATGCGGGCAAATTCAAAGCTCAAATCTTCGGAGTATTCGATCCCTGTTCTGGGCCTTATTTTCCTGAGGTATGCGGATCAGAAGTTCGCCGTCGCCCAGAAGGAACTTGAAGGAAAAGGAACGGGTCGCCGACAGGTGGGCAAATCCGACTATCAGGCCAAAGGTGTTCTTTACCTTCCTGAAGCCGCCCGCTTTCAGAAACTCCTTCAGAAACCCGAGGGAGCAAATATCGGACAGGCCATCAATGACGCCATGCGGGCCATCGAAGGCGAGAACCCTGACCTCAAGGATGTCCTTCCCAAGACCTTCAACCGGCTGGAAAACTCCTCCTTGGTGGAACTCCTGAAAATCATGGCTTCCATCCCCATGGACATCGAGGGAGACGCCTTCGGAAAAATCTACGAATATTTCCTCGGCAAGTTCGCCATGGCCGAGGGTCAGAAAGGAGGGGAGTTCTTCACCCCAACGGCCATCGTCAAACTCATCGTTGAGATATTGGAGCCCTTTCATGGCCGAATCTTCGACCCTGCCTGTGGGTCGGGCGGTATGTTCGTCCAGAGCGCCAGGTTCGTCGAAACCCATAAGAAAAATCCTTCGGCAGAGATCAGCATTTACGGCCAGGAACGGGTAGCAGAAACTGTTAAGCTCTGCAAGATGAACCTTGCCGTTCACGGGCTGGCTGGGGACATCCGGCAGGGGAATACCTATTACGAAGATCTGCATAACAGCCCCGGCAAGTTCGACTTTTTCCTCGCCAATCCTCCGTTCAATGTTGACCGAGTAGATAAAGACCGGCTCAAGGACGACCCAAGATTCCCCTTTGGCCTGCCCAAGGTCGATAACGCCAATTACCTCTGGATACAGATTTTTTACAGCGCCTTGAGCAAGAACGGAAGAGCCGGTTTCGTCATGGCAAACTCGGCGGCAGATGCACGGGCTTCTGAATTGGAAATCCGTAAGAAACTCATCCAAGACCGGTCGGTGGACGTGATGGTTGCGGTAGGGCCGAATATGTTCTATACCGTCACCCTGCCCTGTATGCTCTGGTTCCTCGACAAGGGGAAGAAGGGGACGGAAAGGCAGGAGAAAGTGCTATTCCTTGACGCCCGGCACATCTACCGACAAATCGACCGTGCCCACCGGGACTTCACACCTGAGCAAATAGAGTTCCTCGCAAATATCGTCCGACTCTACCGAGGGGAGAAGCCAGAGAACCAACACGGAAGCGCCAAGATGATGGCCGAAAAGTTCCCTGAGAAGAAGTATGTGGATGTCCCCGGCCTCTGCAAGGTTGCCACTATCAAGGAGATAGAGGCACAAGGGTGGAGCCTTAATCCGGGCCGCTATGTTGGCGTTGCTGAGGGGGAGGCAGACGACTTTGACTTTAAGGAGCGATTGCAGGAGTTGAACGAGGAGTTGGAAACCCTGAATGTTGAGGCAAGGCAGTTGGAAGAAGTTATTTCGATAAACACAATCCAAATTCTCGAAAGTTAACAATGCAAGAAAAAGGTTGGAGATCTATTTTATTGGGAGAATTTGTGACCCTCCAAAGGGGGTTTGACATCACTAAAAAAGAGCA
The sequence above is a segment of the Deltaproteobacteria bacterium genome. Coding sequences within it:
- a CDS encoding TIGR04255 family protein; its protein translation is PFQRVWFINNSDDQLVQFQFDRFYFNWRRRQNLYPRYPHVIKNFESVLNTVSNFFNEFELGELKPIECELSYINHIPKDQGWNTIDDLPKVFSDFVWRQTVGRFLPNPINIAWHTSFSLPEKSGRLIVNLKQATRTIDKTPLFVFELKAIGIGESTSKEGIRRWFDMAHEWIVRGFTDLTTPEVQRLFWEREDNA
- a CDS encoding class I SAM-dependent DNA methyltransferase; protein product: MAVGNNNQIEKRLWDAADEMRANSKLKSSEYSIPVLGLIFLRYADQKFAVAQKELEGKGTGRRQVGKSDYQAKGVLYLPEAARFQKLLQKPEGANIGQAINDAMRAIEGENPDLKDVLPKTFNRLENSSLVELLKIMASIPMDIEGDAFGKIYEYFLGKFAMAEGQKGGEFFTPTAIVKLIVEILEPFHGRIFDPACGSGGMFVQSARFVETHKKNPSAEISIYGQERVAETVKLCKMNLAVHGLAGDIRQGNTYYEDLHNSPGKFDFFLANPPFNVDRVDKDRLKDDPRFPFGLPKVDNANYLWIQIFYSALSKNGRAGFVMANSAADARASELEIRKKLIQDRSVDVMVAVGPNMFYTVTLPCMLWFLDKGKKGTERQEKVLFLDARHIYRQIDRAHRDFTPEQIEFLANIVRLYRGEKPENQHGSAKMMAEKFPEKKYVDVPGLCKVATIKEIEAQGWSLNPGRYVGVAEGEADDFDFKERLQELNEELETLNVEARQLEEVISINTIQILES
- a CDS encoding winged helix-turn-helix transcriptional regulator is translated as MMDLDEHSADLFFKLDKGERAGTGIKRMNEAMAAAGLTLQEIEYETFFRISFTRPFLKKEIREIKNKLGEKVGEKLTENQKKIIENILHTPKISARELSGIVGISQRKIEQNISRLKNSGLLKRVGSAKGGYWEVIKKG
- a CDS encoding DUF1828 domain-containing protein, whose product is MGLKEIEHDFKKKVSEKLFLSSEGIDRYVVFTPFMFDDGDHLSIVLKRRNGGWVISDEGHTYMHLTYDLEEKDLQKGTRQKIIANALSMFSVEDREGELVIPIQHERYGDALYNFVQALLKITDVTYLSRERVRSTFMEDFRAFMDESVPENRREFDWFDRKHDPEGKYQIDCRINSMLRPLFVQALPNDDKTRDATITLLQFEKWGASFRSLAIFEDQEQINRKVLARFTDVCEKQFSSLAANRDRIKRFLEESMQ